Proteins co-encoded in one Paracrocinitomix mangrovi genomic window:
- the ybeY gene encoding rRNA maturation RNase YbeY, with protein MDNIEYNFIDVEIPDFDPEFFNLWISKVVDFYQWHLGDINYVFVTDDYLLYINKEHLDHDYYTDIITFNYNEESSLSGDMFISLDRVKDNAKEFGNGSFHDELCRVVVHGLLHLGGFNDKSNEDEVEMRKQEELCLSLR; from the coding sequence ATGGATAATATTGAATACAATTTTATAGATGTTGAAATTCCGGACTTTGATCCGGAATTTTTTAATTTATGGATATCCAAAGTTGTTGATTTTTATCAATGGCATTTGGGAGATATAAATTATGTTTTTGTTACAGACGATTATTTGCTTTATATAAATAAGGAGCATTTAGATCACGATTATTATACTGACATAATCACTTTTAATTACAACGAGGAATCTAGTTTGTCAGGCGATATGTTCATTTCTTTGGACAGAGTAAAAGATAATGCAAAAGAATTTGGAAATGGTTCTTTTCATGACGAACTTTGCAGAGTTGTTGTTCATGGTCTTCTACATTTAGGAGGGTTTAATGATAAAAGCAATGAAGATGAGGTTGAGATGAGAAAGCAAGAAGAATTGTGTTTATCTCTTAGATAG
- a CDS encoding type IA DNA topoisomerase: MKLCIAEKPSVAKEIASIIGANTKKDGYFEGNGYWVSWTFGHLCTLKEPHDYTSIWKWWNLATLPMIPSRFSIKVMEDQGVQKQFRTIKTLVEKCDEVINCGDAGQEGELIQQWVLLKAKNDKPVKRLWISSLTEEAIQEGFENLRDGKDFLNLYAAGSSRAIGDWLLGMNATRLYTLKFGQERQVLSIGRVQTPTLAMIVERQLEIDNFKSEKYWELKTVYREVLFSATLGRLKSEEKGKSAIEYVKDKEFEVKSYEQKEGKEQPPRLFDLTSLQVEANNKFAFSADLTLKLVQSLYEKKLVTYPRVDTTYLSEDIYPKVPKILQGLTYFSKLTEPLLGKEIRKSKKVFDDKKITDHHAIIPTGITPSGITADEQKIYNTIAKRFISVFYPDCTVSNTTVLGMVEKVEFKATGKQIIEAGWREVYTTDNNKGNNEENIMPEFVEGEKGPHEPEIQEKETRPPKYYTEATLLRAMETAGKNVDDEELRDAMKENGIGRPSTRANIIETLFRRRYIEKKKKNIHATVTGIELIKTIKSDLLKSPELTGQWEFKLRQIEKGEYQVDEFKKELIEMVVDITNHVKLAEDKVIPLAKPKKPKKESTSIDEMQCPKCKEGTLVKGKSAYGCSAYKEGCSFVVPFTIMGKKLTSKQLADLLSKSKTGSIKGFQIPGSEEKKNGKLIFTSDFNIELEE, encoded by the coding sequence ATGAAACTTTGTATTGCAGAGAAACCTAGTGTAGCAAAAGAAATTGCCTCAATAATTGGTGCTAACACCAAAAAGGATGGCTATTTTGAAGGAAATGGCTATTGGGTATCCTGGACATTTGGACATTTGTGTACCTTAAAGGAACCTCACGATTACACCTCAATATGGAAATGGTGGAATTTGGCCACTCTTCCAATGATACCATCAAGATTTAGTATCAAAGTGATGGAAGATCAAGGCGTCCAAAAGCAGTTTAGGACGATTAAAACACTGGTTGAAAAATGTGATGAAGTTATAAACTGTGGTGATGCCGGCCAGGAGGGAGAACTGATTCAGCAATGGGTGTTATTAAAAGCCAAAAACGACAAACCGGTTAAGCGTCTGTGGATATCCTCTTTAACTGAAGAAGCAATACAAGAAGGTTTTGAAAATTTACGTGACGGTAAAGATTTTTTGAACCTTTATGCTGCAGGCAGTTCTAGGGCTATTGGTGATTGGCTACTTGGTATGAATGCCACTAGACTTTATACACTGAAATTTGGTCAGGAAAGACAGGTGCTTTCAATTGGAAGAGTTCAAACACCAACATTGGCCATGATTGTTGAACGACAATTAGAAATTGACAATTTCAAATCAGAAAAATACTGGGAATTAAAAACAGTTTATAGAGAAGTACTTTTTAGCGCCACACTAGGCAGATTAAAGTCTGAAGAAAAAGGTAAATCTGCTATAGAATATGTTAAGGATAAAGAGTTTGAAGTAAAATCATACGAACAAAAAGAGGGTAAAGAACAGCCTCCTAGATTATTTGACCTTACCTCATTGCAAGTTGAAGCCAATAATAAATTTGCTTTTTCAGCTGATTTAACTTTAAAATTAGTTCAAAGTTTGTATGAAAAGAAATTAGTAACCTATCCAAGAGTAGATACTACCTATTTATCAGAAGACATTTACCCAAAAGTGCCTAAAATACTACAGGGTTTAACTTATTTTTCAAAGCTAACTGAACCACTTTTAGGAAAAGAAATAAGGAAATCAAAAAAGGTATTTGACGATAAAAAAATTACTGATCACCATGCAATTATACCAACAGGAATTACACCTTCAGGTATAACTGCAGACGAACAGAAAATCTATAATACCATAGCCAAAAGATTTATTTCAGTCTTTTATCCAGATTGTACTGTATCAAATACAACTGTGCTGGGAATGGTTGAAAAAGTAGAATTTAAGGCTACTGGAAAACAAATTATTGAAGCCGGTTGGAGAGAGGTTTATACTACGGATAATAACAAAGGCAATAATGAAGAAAACATCATGCCTGAATTTGTAGAAGGTGAAAAAGGACCTCATGAACCTGAAATACAAGAAAAAGAAACCCGTCCACCGAAATATTACACCGAAGCAACCTTGCTGAGGGCCATGGAAACAGCTGGTAAAAATGTGGATGATGAAGAACTTAGAGATGCCATGAAAGAAAATGGCATTGGCCGACCATCTACCCGAGCAAACATTATTGAAACACTTTTCAGAAGACGGTACATTGAAAAGAAAAAGAAAAACATACATGCTACTGTTACAGGCATAGAACTGATCAAAACCATTAAATCAGATTTATTAAAATCACCGGAACTAACCGGGCAATGGGAATTTAAATTGCGTCAAATTGAAAAGGGAGAATACCAGGTTGATGAGTTTAAAAAGGAGCTAATAGAAATGGTTGTGGATATTACTAATCACGTGAAACTGGCAGAAGACAAAGTAATACCATTGGCCAAACCTAAAAAACCAAAAAAGGAATCTACCTCCATTGATGAAATGCAATGTCCAAAATGCAAAGAAGGTACATTGGTAAAGGGCAAATCAGCTTATGGATGCTCAGCTTATAAAGAAGGATGTAGCTTTGTAGTTCCATTCACTATAATGGGTAAAAAACTCACCAGTAAACAACTTGCAGACTTATTATCAAAGAGCAAAACCGGCTCAATAAAAGGATTTCAAATTCCCGGAAGTGAAGAAAAGAAAAACGGTAAGTTGATTTTTACATCTGATTTTAACATTGAACTAGAAGAATAA
- the gltX gene encoding glutamate--tRNA ligase, whose translation MSEKVRVRFAPSPTGPLHMGGVRTALYNYLFAKKHGGDFILRIEDTDEKRFVEGAQQYIIDSLKWCGIEPNEGAGYGGEFGPYIQSERKDIYKPYAEQLVESGHAYIAFDTPEELENMREQAKKMGLPNWQYNGITRSSMKNSLSLSKEEVEKRLAAGEPYSIRMKMPRNQDIKFEDIIRGWVTVNTNNLDDKILYKPSGMPTYHLANIVDDHTMKITHVIRGEEWLPSAPLHVLLYDAFGWDRPQFAHLPLILRPDGNGKLSKRDGDRLGFPVFPLNWTTAEGEIYSGYKESGYFPEAFINMLSLLGWNPGNNEEIFSLEEMVDKFSLERVGKSGARFDPDKTKWFNQQYLRSTDDQSLSIMVKPHITGTYSDEYIAAVCGLMKERATFIQDIVKEGDYFFTEISSYDEKTVQKKWKEDTPEIMQDLIAAFEGITDWNTANIEAIFSQYLEKNEYGFGKVGPGFRLLVTGKGMGPSMFDICAVLGKEVVLKRMREGLDKVNALKTTA comes from the coding sequence ATGTCAGAAAAAGTAAGAGTTAGATTTGCACCTAGTCCAACCGGACCTCTACATATGGGAGGCGTGCGTACTGCTTTATATAATTATCTATTCGCCAAAAAACATGGAGGAGACTTTATTTTGAGAATTGAAGATACGGATGAAAAAAGATTCGTTGAAGGTGCTCAACAATATATCATTGACTCATTAAAATGGTGTGGAATTGAACCCAATGAAGGTGCCGGATATGGTGGAGAATTTGGTCCTTACATTCAATCAGAAAGAAAAGACATCTACAAGCCTTATGCAGAACAATTAGTAGAAAGCGGACATGCATATATTGCTTTTGACACACCAGAAGAGCTTGAAAATATGCGTGAACAAGCCAAGAAAATGGGATTACCAAATTGGCAATACAACGGTATTACCAGATCTTCCATGAAAAACTCACTTTCTCTTTCAAAAGAAGAGGTTGAGAAAAGACTGGCTGCAGGCGAACCATATTCTATAAGAATGAAGATGCCAAGAAATCAAGACATCAAATTTGAAGACATCATTCGTGGTTGGGTAACTGTAAACACCAATAATCTTGATGATAAAATTTTGTACAAACCATCAGGTATGCCAACTTATCATTTAGCTAACATTGTTGATGACCACACCATGAAAATAACCCATGTTATTAGAGGTGAAGAATGGTTGCCATCAGCTCCATTACATGTATTACTATATGATGCCTTTGGTTGGGATCGTCCACAATTTGCGCATTTACCTTTAATTTTAAGACCTGATGGAAATGGAAAATTGAGCAAAAGGGATGGTGATAGATTAGGGTTTCCGGTATTTCCATTAAACTGGACAACAGCAGAAGGAGAAATTTACAGTGGATACAAAGAGTCGGGATATTTTCCGGAAGCCTTTATCAATATGTTGAGTTTATTAGGATGGAATCCAGGTAACAACGAAGAAATATTCAGCCTTGAAGAAATGGTTGACAAGTTTAGTCTAGAAAGAGTTGGAAAGTCCGGAGCAAGATTTGATCCTGATAAAACAAAATGGTTTAACCAGCAATATTTAAGATCAACAGATGATCAATCATTATCTATAATGGTAAAACCGCACATCACCGGTACGTACTCAGATGAATACATAGCAGCTGTTTGCGGGCTAATGAAAGAACGAGCGACATTTATCCAGGACATTGTAAAGGAAGGAGATTACTTTTTTACTGAAATCAGTTCATATGATGAAAAAACAGTTCAAAAGAAATGGAAAGAAGATACTCCTGAAATCATGCAAGACTTAATAGCCGCATTTGAAGGAATTACAGATTGGAATACCGCTAACATTGAGGCAATATTTAGCCAATATTTAGAAAAAAATGAATATGGTTTTGGAAAAGTAGGTCCGGGATTTAGATTATTGGTAACAGGTAAAGGCATGGGGCCCTCTATGTTTGACATTTGTGCTGTATTAGGAAAAGAAGTTGTTCTTAAAAGAATGAGAGAAGGATTAGATAAAGTAAATGCACTTAAAACTACAGCTTAA
- a CDS encoding DUF4175 family protein — protein sequence MGQFDNLISQIEKFISKYYKNEMVKGGILFLSVLLVTYGLVTTLEYFGRFGSTTRLSLLIAFVGINLVLLFRFLLIPVLKLNKVGRHLSLKQASLMIGSIFPEVGDKVLNTLHLYENKEDTSLNIELVQASIEQKSAQLSVVPFSTAIDLSENKKYLRFLLPIFFGILLIGFLNPNIFTDGSERIVNFDKEYVEPAPFEFILNSDESIKEGEDYTLRVKLKGEELPDEVKIYSNLGNYNLVKKSNVLFEYTFNNLSEDLVFHCEANGFESDKFRVESLAKPILEELTIDAIYPKHTGKKSESFQNSGDITVPEGTMLKWRVSARNLESLDVLFKDTSFTLNGSIANGYAFQKKFFDSESYDLVLSSQEVKAADSLSYAVNIVKDKYPTISVEEIIDSTNEMKRFVEGKISDDYGFRSLAVKLSVVGKDTSYSVVKPLKFNSKSTTQLFSYYVDLSLFKLKPGERIEYSFTVTDNDEINGFKSSSTGKKVYNVPEMDELDNALSDKNQELKNEMSDALKQSLELKQKIKNMKSDLLNKESTDWKDRQSLQNLLDLQKDLEKKVDKLKTDFDKNKNENENFFEPDEEFLEKQEMLQKLMEELMDDEMKELFKELEELMEELNKNKLLENLEEMEMESENMEEKMDRTLELFKNMELDQKLENLEEQLEDLRQQQEKLEEQTKNEEMSSEELSKKQEELNEKFDEIKKDIEEIKEKNEELENPRDLDFDQEMEDAIEQEMDDAKENLDNQKNSKAQKNQQKASEMMKQMKDDVSSMQMQASQQQQAEDMDALRYLLENVVALSHDQEDLMDEYRVTQTSDPYYLQLNRDQLAIDKATDIVRDSLTALSKRVHQLSTYITDELSELNYNLDKSLKLSEDRETNRLLQYQQYAMTDYNDLALMLSEVLDQMQQQMQQQMNMPGSGSCDKPGGMGMGKGSKSQMNMQQMKDAMKEQIGKMKGGKNPGGKEGQSKDGEGMGQGMGGSIPGLSTKEQVKMAAQQAQIREALKQLKEELNKDGSGFGNTLNDMIKDIDKLEDDLLNGNVGSDYVKRQEDILTRLLESEKAMRERGYSEERESNEGKNLEEGNQIKFTEYNRKKNAEVEFMRSLPLGLQVYYKTLVNEYFNSVNN from the coding sequence TTGGGACAGTTTGATAATCTCATATCGCAAATTGAAAAATTCATCTCTAAATATTATAAAAATGAGATGGTTAAGGGCGGGATATTGTTCTTGTCTGTTCTATTGGTTACCTATGGTTTAGTAACAACTTTAGAGTATTTTGGAAGATTTGGCTCTACTACAAGGTTGTCTTTATTGATTGCCTTTGTTGGAATTAACCTTGTTTTATTGTTTAGGTTCTTGTTGATACCTGTTTTAAAACTGAATAAAGTTGGAAGACATCTATCACTAAAACAAGCTTCTTTAATGATAGGCTCTATATTCCCTGAGGTAGGTGATAAAGTATTAAATACACTTCATTTATATGAAAATAAGGAAGATACATCTTTGAATATTGAATTGGTGCAGGCCAGTATTGAACAAAAGTCTGCGCAATTATCTGTTGTTCCGTTCAGTACAGCAATTGATTTAAGTGAGAATAAAAAATACCTTAGGTTTTTGTTACCTATATTTTTCGGTATCCTTTTAATAGGTTTTTTGAACCCAAATATATTTACTGATGGTTCAGAACGCATTGTCAATTTTGATAAAGAGTATGTAGAACCAGCTCCTTTTGAGTTTATTTTGAATAGTGATGAATCTATTAAAGAAGGAGAAGACTATACGCTCCGGGTAAAACTGAAGGGTGAGGAATTACCGGATGAGGTTAAAATTTACTCTAATCTTGGCAATTACAATTTGGTTAAAAAATCTAATGTATTGTTTGAGTATACATTTAATAATCTTAGTGAGGATTTAGTTTTTCATTGTGAAGCAAATGGATTTGAATCTGATAAGTTCAGAGTGGAATCATTGGCTAAACCTATATTAGAGGAATTAACTATAGATGCAATCTATCCTAAACATACAGGTAAAAAGAGCGAATCGTTTCAAAATTCTGGTGACATAACCGTTCCTGAAGGGACTATGTTAAAATGGAGGGTTTCTGCTAGGAACTTAGAAAGTTTAGATGTTTTGTTTAAAGACACTTCCTTCACTTTAAATGGATCCATAGCTAATGGTTATGCTTTTCAAAAGAAGTTTTTTGATTCTGAATCTTACGATTTAGTGTTGAGTTCGCAGGAAGTGAAAGCTGCGGATAGTTTAAGTTATGCTGTAAATATTGTTAAGGATAAGTATCCTACTATTAGTGTTGAAGAAATAATTGATTCTACTAATGAAATGAAGAGGTTCGTAGAAGGAAAGATTTCTGATGATTATGGTTTTAGATCTCTTGCTGTTAAATTAAGTGTGGTTGGAAAGGATACTTCTTATAGTGTTGTAAAACCTTTAAAATTTAATAGTAAATCTACTACACAGTTGTTCTCTTATTATGTGGATTTGTCTCTTTTTAAATTGAAGCCAGGAGAGAGAATTGAGTATTCTTTCACTGTCACTGATAATGATGAAATTAATGGATTCAAGTCTAGTTCAACAGGTAAAAAAGTTTACAATGTTCCTGAGATGGATGAGCTTGATAATGCTTTGTCTGATAAAAATCAAGAGTTGAAGAATGAAATGAGTGATGCTCTAAAGCAATCTTTAGAATTAAAGCAAAAGATTAAAAATATGAAAAGTGATCTTTTGAATAAGGAGTCTACTGATTGGAAGGATAGACAAAGTTTACAGAATCTCCTTGACTTGCAAAAAGATTTGGAGAAGAAGGTAGATAAGTTGAAGACGGATTTTGATAAGAATAAAAATGAGAATGAAAATTTCTTTGAACCAGATGAAGAGTTTTTAGAGAAGCAAGAAATGCTTCAAAAGCTAATGGAAGAGTTGATGGATGATGAAATGAAAGAACTTTTCAAAGAGCTGGAAGAATTGATGGAGGAATTAAATAAAAATAAACTTCTTGAGAATTTAGAGGAGATGGAAATGGAGAGTGAGAACATGGAGGAGAAAATGGATCGTACGTTGGAGCTTTTCAAAAATATGGAGTTAGATCAAAAATTAGAGAATTTGGAAGAGCAGTTGGAGGATCTTAGACAGCAACAAGAAAAGCTAGAAGAACAAACCAAGAACGAAGAAATGTCTAGTGAAGAGCTGAGCAAAAAACAGGAGGAGTTAAATGAAAAGTTTGATGAAATAAAGAAAGATATTGAGGAGATTAAAGAGAAGAATGAAGAGTTAGAAAATCCTAGAGATTTGGATTTTGATCAGGAGATGGAGGATGCCATTGAGCAAGAAATGGATGACGCTAAGGAGAATCTAGATAATCAAAAGAATAGTAAGGCTCAAAAGAATCAACAAAAGGCTTCTGAGATGATGAAGCAAATGAAGGATGATGTTTCTTCTATGCAAATGCAGGCTTCGCAGCAACAACAAGCTGAGGATATGGATGCCTTAAGATATTTGTTAGAAAATGTAGTGGCATTGTCTCATGACCAGGAAGATTTGATGGATGAATATCGAGTGACACAAACTTCTGACCCGTATTATCTTCAATTAAATAGAGATCAGTTGGCTATCGATAAAGCAACAGATATTGTACGTGATTCACTTACGGCCTTAAGTAAAAGAGTGCATCAATTGAGTACATATATTACTGATGAATTGTCTGAGCTTAATTACAATTTAGATAAATCATTAAAACTTTCAGAGGATAGAGAAACGAATAGACTGTTGCAATATCAGCAATATGCAATGACTGATTATAATGATTTAGCATTAATGTTAAGTGAAGTTTTAGATCAAATGCAGCAACAAATGCAACAACAAATGAATATGCCTGGTTCTGGGTCTTGTGATAAACCTGGTGGAATGGGTATGGGTAAGGGCAGTAAGTCGCAAATGAATATGCAGCAAATGAAGGACGCCATGAAGGAGCAGATAGGGAAAATGAAAGGCGGAAAAAATCCTGGTGGTAAGGAAGGTCAAAGTAAAGATGGAGAAGGAATGGGACAAGGTATGGGAGGAAGTATTCCTGGATTATCTACCAAAGAACAAGTTAAAATGGCTGCGCAACAGGCTCAAATTAGAGAAGCTCTTAAACAGTTAAAGGAAGAATTAAATAAGGATGGTTCGGGATTCGGAAATACCTTAAATGATATGATTAAGGACATTGACAAATTAGAGGATGACTTGTTAAATGGAAACGTTGGGTCAGATTATGTAAAGCGTCAAGAAGATATTTTAACTAGATTGTTGGAAAGTGAGAAAGCTATGCGAGAAAGAGGTTATAGTGAGGAAAGAGAGTCAAACGAAGGAAAAAATTTGGAAGAAGGTAACCAAATAAAATTTACAGAGTATAATAGAAAGAAGAACGCCGAAGTGGAGTTTATGCGCTCCCTTCCTTTAGGGCTTCAAGTCTATTATAAGACATTAGTAAATGAATATTTTAACTCTGTAAATAACTAG
- the mnmG gene encoding tRNA uridine-5-carboxymethylaminomethyl(34) synthesis enzyme MnmG, producing MMLRKYDVIVVGGGHAGCEAAFSAAKMGSSVLLVTMNLQNIAQMSCNPAMGGVAKGQIVREIDALGGGSGMVTDKSAIQFKMLNLSKGPAMWSPRTQNDRMKFAEEWRLLLERTENVDFWQDMVNGLIVEDGKLKGVKTTMGVEIFSDAVVLTNGTFLNGLIHLGEKNFKGGRSGEGASYGITEQLVDLGFETGRMKTGTPPRVDGRSLDYSKMEEQPGDENPSKFSFSRETSALEKQRSCYITYTNDLTHEILRSGFDRSPMFNGAIKSVGPRYCPSIEDKINRFAERNRHQIFVEPEGWNTVEVYVNGFSTSLPEEVQYAALKTIPGFENVKMFRPGYAIEYDYFPPTQLKHSLETKLIENLFFAGQINGTTGYEEAASQGLMAGINAHLKLAGKDPFVLSRSDAYIGVLIDDLITKGTKEPYRMFTSRAEFRILLRQDNADLRLTEKSHQIGLASDEQLEDVRNKISITNKIKDVLNKTSLSPEEINPLLEEKNSALIKQKNKANTFLMRPHIALSDLRMASENLDKKLSKVDEGNLDALMQAEIQIKYEGYISREQDNALKLNRLEEVKIPEHTDYDSLSSLSAEAVEKLTKIKPTTIGQASRISGVSPSDVSVLLVYLGR from the coding sequence ATGATGTTGCGAAAATATGATGTGATTGTTGTTGGTGGTGGTCACGCCGGATGTGAGGCTGCTTTTTCTGCGGCTAAAATGGGCTCTTCTGTTTTGTTGGTTACAATGAACTTGCAAAACATAGCCCAGATGTCGTGTAACCCTGCTATGGGTGGTGTAGCAAAAGGTCAAATTGTACGAGAGATAGACGCCTTGGGTGGAGGGTCGGGCATGGTCACTGACAAGTCTGCGATTCAATTCAAAATGTTGAATCTGTCAAAGGGACCTGCTATGTGGTCTCCAAGAACTCAAAATGACAGAATGAAATTTGCCGAAGAATGGAGATTGTTGTTAGAGAGAACAGAGAATGTTGATTTTTGGCAGGACATGGTCAATGGTTTGATTGTGGAGGATGGAAAATTAAAAGGAGTTAAAACAACAATGGGTGTGGAAATTTTTTCGGATGCTGTTGTTTTGACGAATGGAACATTTTTAAATGGATTGATTCATTTGGGTGAAAAGAATTTTAAAGGAGGTAGATCTGGTGAAGGAGCTAGTTATGGAATAACGGAGCAATTGGTGGATTTAGGTTTTGAAACTGGAAGAATGAAAACAGGAACTCCTCCAAGAGTAGATGGAAGGTCGTTGGATTATTCAAAAATGGAAGAACAGCCAGGTGATGAAAACCCAAGCAAGTTTTCTTTTTCACGTGAAACATCTGCTTTGGAAAAACAAAGAAGTTGTTATATCACCTATACAAATGATTTGACTCACGAAATTTTAAGATCAGGCTTTGATCGTTCACCTATGTTTAATGGTGCGATTAAAAGTGTGGGTCCAAGATATTGTCCTTCTATTGAGGATAAAATAAATCGATTTGCGGAAAGGAATAGACATCAAATATTTGTTGAGCCCGAAGGATGGAATACGGTTGAAGTTTATGTAAATGGATTTTCCACATCATTACCAGAGGAAGTTCAATATGCAGCCCTTAAAACAATACCTGGTTTTGAAAATGTAAAAATGTTTAGACCGGGTTATGCTATAGAGTACGATTATTTTCCACCAACACAGTTAAAACATTCTTTGGAAACAAAGTTAATAGAGAATCTGTTTTTTGCTGGTCAGATAAATGGAACTACAGGATATGAGGAAGCAGCTTCTCAAGGATTGATGGCTGGAATTAATGCTCATTTAAAGTTGGCTGGTAAAGATCCTTTTGTGCTTTCACGTTCTGATGCATATATCGGAGTTTTGATTGATGATTTAATTACCAAGGGGACAAAAGAGCCTTATCGTATGTTTACTTCAAGAGCAGAATTCAGAATTTTATTGAGGCAAGATAATGCTGATTTAAGGTTGACAGAAAAATCTCATCAAATTGGTTTGGCATCAGATGAACAGTTGGAGGATGTGAGAAATAAAATATCTATCACAAATAAAATAAAGGATGTTTTAAATAAAACCAGTTTATCGCCTGAAGAAATTAATCCTTTGTTAGAAGAAAAGAATTCTGCTTTAATCAAACAAAAGAATAAGGCGAATACATTTTTAATGCGACCTCATATTGCTTTAAGTGATTTAAGAATGGCATCTGAAAACTTGGACAAAAAACTATCTAAAGTTGATGAGGGTAATTTGGACGCATTAATGCAGGCAGAAATTCAAATTAAATATGAAGGTTATATTTCACGTGAACAGGATAATGCATTAAAGTTAAATCGTCTTGAGGAAGTTAAAATTCCGGAACATACAGATTATGATTCCTTATCATCTTTGTCTGCAGAAGCTGTTGAGAAATTGACTAAGATTAAACCTACTACAATTGGACAAGCAAGCAGAATTTCTGGTGTCTCACCTTCTGATGTTTCTGTTTTATTGGTTTATTTGGGGAGATAG
- the folB gene encoding dihydroneopterin aldolase: protein MINIVEVTEIEVYAYHGCMEEESRLGGKYLVDVAIETDFSKSAATDHLIDTIDYVVIRRIVMEEMTIRSKLIEHVGYRILKRFQNELGNVIKSRIKVRKLSPPIEGTVKEVAIIIEG from the coding sequence ATGATAAACATTGTTGAAGTTACTGAAATTGAAGTGTATGCGTATCACGGATGCATGGAAGAAGAATCTAGACTTGGAGGTAAATATCTAGTAGATGTGGCTATTGAAACTGATTTTTCAAAATCCGCAGCAACAGATCATTTAATTGATACCATTGATTATGTAGTTATAAGACGCATTGTAATGGAAGAAATGACCATACGTTCTAAGCTAATAGAACATGTAGGTTACAGGATTTTGAAACGTTTTCAAAACGAACTTGGAAATGTAATCAAATCTAGAATTAAAGTTCGCAAACTAAGTCCGCCTATTGAAGGCACTGTAAAAGAAGTTGCAATAATAATAGAAGGATAA
- a CDS encoding ATP-binding protein, which translates to MHSIEIGSDLNNIPEVESLIDKVCEDLKLNEDYYGNILIAVTEAVNNAIIHGNKNVESKLVKVFAEENGGNVVFSVEDEGDGFDFNNLPDPTAPENIEKPDGRGIFLMKNLSDEVEFESNGSKVNISFTVNG; encoded by the coding sequence ATGCACAGTATTGAAATTGGGTCGGATTTAAATAATATACCTGAAGTAGAATCTTTAATTGACAAAGTTTGTGAAGATTTGAAGTTGAATGAAGACTACTATGGTAATATTCTTATAGCTGTAACAGAGGCCGTCAATAATGCTATAATTCATGGCAACAAAAATGTAGAATCAAAATTGGTGAAAGTTTTTGCTGAGGAGAACGGCGGTAATGTAGTGTTTTCTGTTGAGGACGAAGGAGATGGTTTTGACTTTAATAATTTACCCGATCCAACTGCTCCGGAGAATATTGAAAAGCCGGATGGAAGAGGTATTTTTCTTATGAAGAATTTGTCGGATGAGGTGGAGTTTGAATCTAATGGTTCAAAGGTTAATATTTCGTTTACAGTGAATGGATAA